A region of the Pseudarthrobacter sp. MM222 genome:
GCGGCGGACTTGCCTTCGAGGAGGCGGGCGGCGCCGGCAAAGAAGCGCAGCTGGTCCGCGCCGGCGGCAACCTCCTCGGCGGCGATCAGGGAGCGGACCTGACCGGTGTTCCGGTGCTGGGCCTCGACGATTTCGTCGCTGTTCGCTTCGATGGCGTCGGCAAGCTTGAGCAGCAGAAGCTGGCGGTGCGCGGGCGTCGCGTGCTTCCAGCTCTTGAAGGCATCCTGCGCCGCCGTCATGGCGGCGTCGACGTCGGCGGCCCCGGAGATGGGCGATTTCGCCACCACTTCACCGTTGGTGGGATTGACGATGTCCAGTGTCCCGGTGCCGGCGGGAGTAACGAACTCGCCGTTGATGAAGTTCTGCAAGGTTTGAACCACGGTGTACAACCTCTTTCGTGCTGGAGGGCCCATTTAGACTGCTCCGAGCCTATGCCAGCGCCGATCCGCAGGGAATAGTCACCTGCACACCGTATCCGCCGGAGTTTAGTGCGCTTGACCAGCCCCCGCTATCCTGAAGCCATGGCCATTTCACTCGCCGCCCTGCTCGGGGTCCCGTCCCTGCAGCTCACCAAGGCAGGCCTCGCCGAAACCACCTGGCACCAGGACATCCACTGGGTGGCCGTCACCGAGCAGGAGGACCCGCAGCGGTTCCTCAACGGCGGTGAACTCGTCCTCACCACGGGCATGCGGCTGCGCAGCGCGGCGGACCAGCGGCGCTTCGTCCGGCAGGTCCAGCGGGCCGGCGCCGTGGGAATCGGCTTCGGAATCGGACTGACGCACGAGGTGGTACCTCCGGCCCTGGTCGCCGAGGCCAACCGCTGGGGCCTGCCGGTGGTGGAAGTCCCGTACGAGACCCCTTTCATCGCCATCGGGAAACTCGTGGCCGACGCACAGTCCGCGGACCACTACGGCAAGCTGGAGCGCCTCATCGCCGGGCACCAGATCCTTGCCCGGGCCCTCCTGACCGGCGGCGGCCTGGCCGAGCTGCTCAAGCACCTCGGCTCGATGCTTCGCACCGAGATTGTACTGACCCAGTTCACCGCCCAGCTCTATAACAGCGTGGCCGGCAATCCCGCTCCCAACGCGGACGGCTGGGCTTCGTACCCCATCCCCACGGGCCGCCGCGACGCCTGCACCCTCTGGATCAAGCAGCCCTTCGAAGATTCCGGCATCGTTGGCTACGCCCAGAACCTGATCAGCGTCGAGCTGAACAACATGGTCAAGCAGCGGCAGTCGCAGCGCGCCCTGGCCGGGCAGGTCCTCGAGGACGTGATCCACGGAACCCTTGATTCCAGTGAGGCCACCCGCCGGCTCGCCGGCATCGGCATCAACAGCACCCGCAAGAACGTGGTGCTGCTCGCCGAATCTGCGGCACACGCCAAACAGCTCGGCAGCACCTCGCTGCCGCAGCCGCTGGACAAGGCGGTGAGCGCCGTCGTCGGCAAGGATCTGATCGCGGTCATTCCCGACGACGGCAGCGGGGCCAGCGCGCTGGCCCGCGGCCTCAGCGACCACCTGGCCGAGGCCGGGCTCCACGCGACAATCGGAATCGGCGGGGCCTACACAAAGCCGAACGGCCTGCGCTGGAGCTACTTCGAGGCCCGCGATGCGGTCAGCCACGGCCTGCCCGTCAACGAGCCGGAGCGGCTCAGCCTGACCTCGCTGCTGCTGGCCAGCGAGGATGTGCCGCTGGCCGACATGGCGAACGAGTCCCTGAATCCGCTCCGCACTTTCGACGCCACGCACGGGGCGGAGCTGATGACCACCCTGGAAAGCTACCTCACCAACAACGGCTCGGTGGCCGCCGTCGCCGAGGAACTGACGCTGCACCGGAACACCGTCCGCTACCGGCTGGCCCAGATTACCGAGCTGACCGGCTATGACCCCGCCCAGACGCCGGACCGGGTGCAGCTGTGGCTGGCGCTCGCCGTGCAACGGCTGGGGGCCCGCCACCCGCGCTGACGGGCATCCCGGTGAGGCGTGCGTCATAAAAGTCGGGTGCCCAAACGTCAAACGTCTAACCTTTAAACATGGTAAGCATGGCTAGCAGCACGGCGGAGTCCGCCCTTTCCGAGAACGCACGCTCCACCGCACCAGCCCGGCCGCGGGGCGCACTTGTGGCCGGCGTCGTCGCGCTCGTGCTGATCGGGCTCAACCTGCGGGCTGGAATCACCGGGGCGGCCGCCCTGCTGCACGACCTGCAGGCAGTGCTGGGCTACGGGCCGCTGATCGCCGCCGTCATCCCGTCCATCCCCACCCTGTGTTTCGCCGTGGCGGGTGCCGCCACGTCCTGGCTCACCCGGCGCCTCGGGCTCGAGAAGGCCATCCTGCTGTCCCTGGTGATGCTGGCCGCTGGCCTGTTGCTGCGCGGCGTCCCGTCGACCGGGATGCTGCTGGCCGGGAC
Encoded here:
- a CDS encoding PucR family transcriptional regulator, translated to MAISLAALLGVPSLQLTKAGLAETTWHQDIHWVAVTEQEDPQRFLNGGELVLTTGMRLRSAADQRRFVRQVQRAGAVGIGFGIGLTHEVVPPALVAEANRWGLPVVEVPYETPFIAIGKLVADAQSADHYGKLERLIAGHQILARALLTGGGLAELLKHLGSMLRTEIVLTQFTAQLYNSVAGNPAPNADGWASYPIPTGRRDACTLWIKQPFEDSGIVGYAQNLISVELNNMVKQRQSQRALAGQVLEDVIHGTLDSSEATRRLAGIGINSTRKNVVLLAESAAHAKQLGSTSLPQPLDKAVSAVVGKDLIAVIPDDGSGASALARGLSDHLAEAGLHATIGIGGAYTKPNGLRWSYFEARDAVSHGLPVNEPERLSLTSLLLASEDVPLADMANESLNPLRTFDATHGAELMTTLESYLTNNGSVAAVAEELTLHRNTVRYRLAQITELTGYDPAQTPDRVQLWLALAVQRLGARHPR